The genomic interval TCGAGGAGATCCCAGACGGGGTCGTGCAGGCCCTCCGCGAGGGCGTCCGCGTCGTACTCGTACCGCGCGTCACCGAAGAACTCCGCGACGTACGCCTCGTCGGGGTCGCGGGGGAGGACGCGCGCGATGGCTTCGTCCACGGCGGGCCGCCACTCGGCCAACGTCTCGCGCATACCCCAGGAGAGGATGTCACCGCGCAAAAAACTTCAGTTCCCCCGCGCACCGTTCCACAATCCTTAACGTCGAACCGCGCACAGGTGTGTCCATGAGTGACGAACTCGAAGCCGAACTCCGCGCAGAGCTCACGGACGCGTTCGAGAACGCCGACTACCCCGTGAAAAACCAGATGGGGCTCGTGCCCGCGCTCCCGAACGGCCCCGCGACGAAGTTCGAGGCCGGCGACGGCGAGGTCTCCTTCACCGCGATGGAACTCGCGTCCAAACTCAGCGGGAACGCCGACTTCCCCTACGACGACGTCGAGAGCCTCGTCGACGACATCATCGAGGGCCTCAAGGACGACGGCACCCTCTAACGTCGGCGTTCCAGCGGCTGAGAACCGCCCCCGTGTTTTTCGTGCGTTCGCGTCGAACAGTCGCGCATGGAAGTGCGAGTCGACCGCCTCGGCGTCCTCGGCGTGCTGGGCGTCCTGGGTGTTGTGACGAACGAACCGGCGCTGTTCGGCCTGTTCGCGCTGTTCGCGTTCTTCGCGAGCGACCGCACGATACCGGTCGGCGAGTAGGCCGTACCGGCAACCCACTCGGTCTCCCGTAACCGTTAGGTGCGTCCTGCGTGGACTCTCGGGTATGACCGAGTGGATCGGCGACACCTTCACTTCTGACACTGGCTGGAACCACCTCGAACGACTCGTGGACGTCGGCGACCGGATGGCCGGAAGCGACGGCGAGCGGGCGGCCGCGGAGGCGACGCGGGACGCGCTCGCGGAGTACGCAGACGACGCGTGGCTGGACGAGTTCGAGATTCAGGGCTGGGAGCGCGGACGTTCGGAAATCGAGGCGGGCGACACCGAACAGGACTGCATCGCGCTCCCGCGGTCGCCCGCCGGCGACGTGTCGGGCGAGTTCGTCGACCTCGGGTACGGGCTCCCGTCGGACTTCGAGGAGCACGACATCGAGGGGAAGGTCGTGATGGTCGCGTCGAACGTCCCCGACTACTTCGACCGCTTCATCCACCGCCGCGAGAAGTACTACTACGCCGTCGAGGGCGGCGCGGCCGCGTTCGTCTTCCGGAACCACGTCGAGGGCTGTCTGCCGCCGACGGGGAGCGTCGGGAACGCGGACGCCCCCATCGGCGACATCCCCGCCGTCGGCGTGTCGAAGGAGGTCGGTTCCCGGCTCTCCCGGCGCTTCGACGGCGACGACGTGTCCGTCTCGGTGGACGCGGAGACGCCCGACGCGACGAGCCAGAACGTGCACGCGACGCTCGGCCCCGACACGACCGAGGAACTCCTCGTCACGAGCCACGTGGACGCGCACGACATCGCGGAGGGCGCGATGGACAACGGCGCGGGCACGGCGATGGTCGTGGAACTCGCGCGCACGCTCGCCGAGCGCGAGGAGGAACTCGACACGAAGGTGCACTTCGTCGCGTTCGGCGCTGAAGAGGTCGGGCTCGTCGGCTCCGAGTACGACGCCGCGAAGCGCGACCACGACGACATCGAGGCCGTGCTGAACTTCGACGGCGTCGTCCGCGGCCGCACGCTCTCCTTTACGACGCACGGGTTCGACGCGCTCGCGGACGCCGCTGAGCGGGTGGGCGAGCGGTTCGGCCACCCGGTGACGACGACGCCCGAACTCGGCCCGCACTCCGACCACTGGCCGTACACGCAGTGGGGCGTCCCCGGCTACCACGTGATGAGCGAGACCGGTGACGAGGGCCGCGGCTGGGGGCACACGTTCGCGGACACCCTCGACAAGCTCGAAGCCCGGGACTTCCGCGAGCAGGCCATCCTCCTCACCGACCTCGCCGTCGACCTGGCGAGCGACGAGTTCGCGGTCGCGCACGCCAGCCCCGCGGACATCGCGAGCCAGCTGGAGGACGAGGACAAGGCGAAGGGGATGAAGATAACGGGCGACTGGCCGTACGACGAGTGAGTCGATGACGGGACTCTCGGACGTGGAGACGGTGGGCGTGCGCGGCGAGCGTGCGGACGCCCTCGCGGCGTTCGTCGCGGAGCACGACCGCGACCCCGTGACCGGCGACCCCGGGGCCGTGGCGGACGCCGACCTCGTGGTGGCGGACGGCGAGGCCGCGCTGTACGACCTCGTGCGCGCCGGCGCGGACGCGCCCGTGCTCGTGCTCGGGGACGTGCCCGGCATTCCGTCCGCCCGCTGGGAGCGCCACGCGAACGCGATGACGCACGCGTTCGTCGGGAACG from Salarchaeum japonicum carries:
- a CDS encoding MTH865 family protein, which gives rise to MSDELEAELRAELTDAFENADYPVKNQMGLVPALPNGPATKFEAGDGEVSFTAMELASKLSGNADFPYDDVESLVDDIIEGLKDDGTL
- a CDS encoding M28 family peptidase; its protein translation is MTEWIGDTFTSDTGWNHLERLVDVGDRMAGSDGERAAAEATRDALAEYADDAWLDEFEIQGWERGRSEIEAGDTEQDCIALPRSPAGDVSGEFVDLGYGLPSDFEEHDIEGKVVMVASNVPDYFDRFIHRREKYYYAVEGGAAAFVFRNHVEGCLPPTGSVGNADAPIGDIPAVGVSKEVGSRLSRRFDGDDVSVSVDAETPDATSQNVHATLGPDTTEELLVTSHVDAHDIAEGAMDNGAGTAMVVELARTLAEREEELDTKVHFVAFGAEEVGLVGSEYDAAKRDHDDIEAVLNFDGVVRGRTLSFTTHGFDALADAAERVGERFGHPVTTTPELGPHSDHWPYTQWGVPGYHVMSETGDEGRGWGHTFADTLDKLEARDFREQAILLTDLAVDLASDEFAVAHASPADIASQLEDEDKAKGMKITGDWPYDE